A stretch of Myxococcus hansupus DNA encodes these proteins:
- a CDS encoding FGGY family carbohydrate kinase yields the protein MPDTEGRVSQAGAQSILAIDLGTSAVKVAAVTLRGRILGGDVEPLELSLLPDGGAEQQPEAWWRAIVLATRRLLASGAVRAEDVIGINCSSQWSGTVAVDASGTPVCPALIWMDSRGAQDVKRAVNGFPSIEGYGARQLLTWIRLSGGIPSLSGKDPVGHILYLRRERPDVYRRTYKFLEPKDWLNLKLSGRFAASYDSITLHWVTDNRTLGRIVYDDRLLKLAGLEREKLPDLVPASSVLGPLHAEAARELGLREDVQVVTGAPDILAAAVGSGAVGDFEPHLCVGTSSWLCCHVPYKKTDLFHQMASLPSALPGRYLLANEQESAGICLTFLKDNILYGRDAQASSDGDSPDLYQVMEQQAGSVPAGSDQLIFMPWLNGERSPVDDKFLRGGFFNQSLKTTRAHMVRAVMEGVAYNSRWLFTYVEQFVGRKLPSLRIIGGGARSALWCQIHADVLGRAVQQVDEPVLANARGAAFQAAVALGRLTVEEIPSLVPVARTFQPDARNAALYDELFREFVNLYKHNKAIFARLNRARSA from the coding sequence ATGCCTGACACGGAGGGAAGAGTGTCCCAAGCAGGTGCGCAGTCCATCCTGGCCATCGACCTTGGCACGTCGGCCGTCAAGGTGGCGGCGGTCACGCTGAGAGGACGGATTCTGGGCGGTGACGTGGAGCCCCTGGAGCTGTCCCTGCTCCCCGACGGCGGCGCCGAACAGCAACCCGAGGCGTGGTGGCGCGCCATCGTCCTGGCGACGCGGCGTCTGCTGGCCTCGGGCGCCGTGCGCGCCGAGGACGTCATTGGCATCAACTGCAGCTCCCAGTGGTCTGGCACCGTCGCGGTGGACGCCTCGGGCACGCCCGTCTGTCCGGCGCTCATCTGGATGGATTCGCGCGGCGCGCAGGACGTGAAGCGCGCGGTGAATGGCTTTCCCTCCATCGAAGGTTACGGGGCCCGCCAACTGCTGACGTGGATTCGCCTGTCGGGCGGGATTCCCAGCCTGTCGGGCAAGGACCCGGTGGGCCACATCCTGTACCTCCGGCGCGAGCGGCCGGACGTGTACCGCCGGACGTACAAGTTCCTGGAGCCGAAGGATTGGCTCAACCTGAAGCTGAGCGGGCGCTTCGCCGCGTCGTATGACTCCATCACCCTGCACTGGGTGACGGACAACCGGACGCTGGGCCGCATCGTCTACGACGACCGCCTGTTGAAGCTGGCGGGCCTGGAGCGCGAGAAGCTCCCGGACCTGGTGCCGGCCTCCTCGGTGCTGGGGCCGCTCCACGCCGAGGCCGCGCGTGAGCTGGGCCTGCGTGAGGACGTGCAGGTGGTGACGGGGGCGCCGGACATCCTCGCCGCGGCCGTGGGTTCGGGCGCGGTGGGGGACTTCGAGCCCCACCTCTGCGTCGGCACGTCGTCCTGGCTGTGCTGTCACGTGCCCTACAAGAAGACGGACCTGTTCCACCAGATGGCGTCCCTGCCGTCCGCGCTGCCGGGGCGCTACCTGCTGGCGAACGAGCAGGAGTCCGCGGGCATCTGCCTGACGTTCCTCAAGGACAACATCCTCTATGGCCGGGACGCCCAGGCCAGCTCGGACGGTGACTCGCCGGACCTGTACCAGGTGATGGAGCAGCAGGCCGGGAGCGTTCCGGCGGGCAGCGACCAGCTCATCTTCATGCCGTGGCTCAACGGCGAGCGCAGCCCGGTGGACGACAAGTTCCTGCGGGGGGGCTTCTTCAACCAGTCCCTGAAGACGACGCGGGCGCACATGGTCCGGGCGGTGATGGAGGGCGTGGCCTACAACTCGCGCTGGCTCTTCACCTACGTGGAGCAGTTCGTGGGCCGGAAGCTGCCGTCGCTGCGCATCATTGGCGGGGGCGCGCGCTCCGCGCTGTGGTGTCAGATTCACGCGGACGTGCTGGGCCGCGCGGTGCAGCAGGTGGACGAGCCGGTGCTGGCCAACGCGCGTGGCGCCGCCTTCCAGGCCGCGGTGGCGCTGGGGCGGTTGACGGTGGAGGAGATTCCCTCGCTGGTCCCCGTTGCCCGCACGTTCCAGCCGGATGCCCGCAACGCGGCGCTCTACGACGAGCTGTTTCGCGAATTCGTCAATCTCTACAAACACAACAAGGCCATCTTCGCGCGGCTCAACCGCGCGCGAAGCGCCTGA
- a CDS encoding pyridoxal phosphate-dependent decarboxylase family protein, with the protein MALPDLKSLRLLNHVPPRLLSAAERYLKAVPGVKDLLSKETGSLLSELEGGLKPYRGKMQSYDRLPASGRSREDVLRELQALESQEEYRWREGRVSGGVYNGDSEHIAFLNRVYALHSQSNPLHADLWPSATKFEAEVVAMTASMLGADAANAGEPEENHICGAMSSGGTESIMLAMKTYRDWARETKGITRPEMVAPASAHPAFDKAAHYFGIKMVRVPVGPDYRADVAAMRKAINRNTIVLIGSAPGFPHGVIDPIEALSDLARKKRIGFHTDACLGGFVLPFARKLDYDVPAFDFRLPGVTSMSVDTHKFGYAAKGSSVVLYRGTELRSFQYFTATDWPGGIYFSPTFSGSRPGALIASAWAALVSMGEQGYLDATRSILETADAIKQGIRAIPELHVLGDPLFVIAFGSESLDIFKVMERMSEHGWNLNGLHKPSAVHLCVTLRHTQPGVAEQFLVDLRDAVEHVKAHPGEKGTMAPVYGMAASVPFRGMVSDLLKKYMDLLYKV; encoded by the coding sequence ATGGCACTTCCCGACCTGAAGTCGCTGCGCCTGCTGAACCACGTTCCTCCGCGCCTGCTCTCCGCGGCCGAGCGCTACCTCAAGGCCGTTCCCGGTGTGAAGGACCTGCTCTCCAAGGAGACGGGCTCGCTCCTGTCGGAGCTGGAGGGGGGCCTCAAGCCCTACCGGGGGAAGATGCAGTCCTATGACAGGCTGCCGGCGTCGGGCCGCTCACGCGAGGACGTGCTGCGCGAGCTGCAAGCGCTGGAGTCCCAGGAGGAGTACCGCTGGCGCGAAGGCCGCGTGTCGGGCGGCGTGTACAACGGCGACTCGGAGCACATCGCGTTCCTCAACCGCGTGTATGCGCTCCATTCGCAGAGCAATCCGTTGCACGCGGACCTGTGGCCCAGCGCCACGAAGTTCGAGGCGGAAGTGGTGGCGATGACGGCGAGCATGCTCGGCGCGGACGCCGCCAACGCGGGCGAGCCGGAGGAGAATCACATCTGCGGCGCCATGTCGTCCGGCGGCACCGAGAGCATCATGCTCGCGATGAAGACGTACCGGGACTGGGCCCGTGAGACGAAGGGCATCACCCGGCCGGAGATGGTGGCGCCCGCCAGCGCGCACCCCGCCTTCGACAAGGCGGCGCACTACTTCGGCATCAAGATGGTGCGGGTGCCCGTGGGGCCGGACTACCGGGCGGACGTGGCCGCCATGCGCAAGGCCATCAACCGCAACACCATCGTGCTCATCGGCTCCGCGCCGGGCTTTCCCCACGGCGTCATCGACCCCATCGAGGCGCTGTCCGACCTGGCCCGCAAGAAGCGCATCGGCTTCCACACCGACGCGTGTCTGGGCGGCTTCGTGCTGCCCTTCGCACGGAAGCTGGACTACGACGTGCCGGCCTTCGACTTCCGTCTGCCCGGCGTGACGTCCATGTCCGTGGACACGCACAAGTTCGGTTACGCGGCCAAGGGCTCGTCGGTGGTGTTGTACCGGGGCACGGAGCTGCGTTCCTTCCAGTACTTCACGGCGACGGACTGGCCGGGCGGCATCTACTTCTCGCCCACCTTCTCCGGCAGCCGGCCCGGCGCGCTCATCGCGTCCGCCTGGGCGGCGCTGGTGAGCATGGGCGAGCAGGGCTACCTGGACGCCACCCGGAGCATCCTGGAGACGGCGGACGCCATCAAGCAGGGCATCCGCGCCATCCCCGAGCTGCACGTGCTGGGGGACCCGCTGTTCGTCATCGCCTTCGGCTCCGAGTCCCTGGACATCTTCAAGGTCATGGAGCGGATGAGCGAGCACGGGTGGAATCTCAATGGCTTGCACAAGCCGTCCGCCGTCCACCTGTGCGTGACGCTGCGCCACACGCAGCCGGGCGTCGCCGAGCAGTTCCTGGTGGACCTGCGCGACGCGGTGGAGCACGTGAAGGCCCACCCGGGCGAGAAGGGGACGATGGCGCCCGTCTACGGCATGGCGGCCAGCGTGCCCTTCCGCGGCATGGTGAGTGACTTGCTCAAGAAGTACATGGACCTGCTCTACAAGGTCTGA